Proteins encoded within one genomic window of Panicum virgatum strain AP13 chromosome 1N, P.virgatum_v5, whole genome shotgun sequence:
- the LOC120653847 gene encoding probable fucosyltransferase 7: MDVKRSRSPRAPADGEDDKKRAGWRGGGVRPEMVLVGFLLTLPLLFLVFGGRWGSGSFPSSSPSTPVVARNVAAGGRGATPPSKKPEAVTPKNVSAPTTSSPSPDKLLGGLLSAAFDESSCQSRYRSNLYRKPSPFRLSPYLAQKLRKYEAYHKKCGPGTKRYRRAVKQLKAGRNADHSDCKYVVWFPCNGLGNRMLTIASTFLYALLTDRVLLMHVAPEQQGLFCEPFPGSSWVLPGDFPENNPHKLHIGAAESYANMLKGGGVRNDDPGSVAAASLPPYVYLHVEQFQLKLSDNVFCDEDQVVLGKFNWMLLKSDSYFAPALFLTPMFEKELARMFPQKEAVFHHLGRYLFHPTNRVWGIISRYYEAYLARVDEKIGFQIRIFPEKPIKFENMYDQLMRCIREQRLLPELAGAAEPANHTAGAGKVKAVLIASLYSGYYEKIRGMYYESPTRNGEVVAVFQPSHEEQQQYTSNEHNQKALAEIYLLSYCDKIAMSAWSTFGYVAYSFAGVRPWILLRPDWDKEVSAVACVRSASVEPCLHSPPQLGCRARRDVDVAAVKPYVRHCEDVRFGIKLFDT; this comes from the exons ATGGACGTGAAGCGGTCGCGGAGCCCCCGGGCTCcggccgacggcgaggacgacAAGAAGCGCgccgggtggcgcggcggcggcgtccgcccggAGATGGTGCTGGTCGGCTTCCTCCTCACGCTGCCCCTTCTCTTCCTCGTCTTCGGCGGCCGCTGGGGCAGCGGCTCCTTCCCCTCGTCCTCCCCGTCTACGCCCGTCGTCGCCCGcaacgtcgccgccggcggccgcggcgccacgCCGCCAAGCAAAA AACCAGAAGCTGTAACTCCGAAGAACGTCTCTGCACCAACCACATCATCTCCGTCCCCGGACAAGCTTCTGGGAGGATTGCTCTCCGCAGCATTCGACGAATCCTCGTGCCAGAGCCGCTACAGATCGAACCTCTACCGGAAGCCATCCCCGTTCCGGCTCTCCCCCTACCTCGCGCAGAAGCTGCGCAAGTACGAGGCCTACCACAAGAAGTGCGGGCCGGGGACCAAGCGCTACCGGCGTGCCGTCAAGCAGCTCAAGGCCGGGCGCAACGCCGACCACTCCGACTGCAAGTACGTGGTGTGGTTCCCCTGCAACGGCCTCGGCAACCGCATGCTCACCATCGCCTCCACCTTCCTGTACGCGCTGCTCACCGACCGGGTGCTCCTCATGCACGTCGCGCCGGAGCAGCAGGGCCTCTTCTGCGAGCCGTTCCCGGGCAGCTCGTGGGTGCTCCCGGGGGACTTCCCGGAGAACAACCCGCACAAGCTCCACATCGGCGCGGCGGAGAGCTACGCCAACATGCTcaagggcggcggcgtccgcaaCGACGACCCCGgtagcgtggcggcggcgtcgctgcCGCCCTACGTGTACCTCCACGTCGAGCAGTTCCAGCTGAAGCTCTCCGACAACGTCTTCTGCGACGAGGACCAGGTGGTGCTCGGCAAGTTCAACTGGATGCTACTCAAGTCCGACAGCTACTTCGCGCCGGCGCTGTTCCTGACGCCCATGTTCGAGAAGGAGCTCGCGAGGATGTTCCCGCAGAAGGAGGCCGTGTTCCACCACCTGGGACGGTACCTCTTCCACCCGACCAACAGGGTCTGGGGCATCATTTCAAGATACTACGAGGCGTACCTGGCCAGGGTGGACGAGAAGATCGGGTTCCAGATCCGGATCTTCCCGGAGAAGCCGATCAAGTTCGAGAACATGTACGACCAGCTGATGAGGTGCATCAGGGAGCAGCGGCTGctgccggagctcgccggcgccgccgagccgGCGAACCACACGGCGGGCGCGGGGAAGGTGAAGGCCGTCCTGATCGCGTCCCTCTACTCGGGGTACTACGAGAAGATCCGGGGCATGTACTACGAGAGCCCCACCAGGAACggggaggtggtggcggtgTTCCAGCCCAGCcacgaggagcagcagcagtacaCGTCGAACGAGCACAACCAGAAGGCGCTGGCGGAGATCTACCTGCTGAGCTACTGCGACAAGATCGCCATGAGCGCCTGGTCCACCTTCGGGTACGTCGCCTACAGCTTCGCCGGCGTGAGGCCGTGGATCCTGCTCCGGCCGGACTGGGACAAGGAGGTCTCCGCGGTGGCGTGCGTCCGGTCCGCGTCCGTGGAGCCGTGCCTGCACTCGCCGCCCCAGCTCGGATGCCGGGCCAGGAGGGACGTCGACGTGGCCGCCGTCAAGCCCTACGTCCGGCACTGCGAGGACGTCCGGTTCGGCATCAAGCTGTTCGACACTTAA
- the LOC120653749 gene encoding probable fucosyltransferase 8 yields MDAAAARSKAVAGGEQLAAGRDGSGGNEEVSWRRAWPGWRPPARVEVVVMGFLSTSTLLMLAFGGAGNHQPAFSSSPRSEFVQIPVYAASLVREHVAGPAPPPPRHDQDRLLGGLLSPAFDEQSCRSRYAASLYRRPSPFRPSTYLVERLRRYEARHRRCGPGAPLFKDAVEHLRSGRNAARSECQYVVWTPTNGLGNRMLSLASTFLYALLTDRVLLVHAPQEFDGLFCEPFPGSSWALLAGFPITDFTGIFTMGSPTSYKNMRQAGAVSGDHRNVTAESLPACFKSFSFCF; encoded by the exons atggacgcggcggcggcgcgcagcaaGGCTGTGGCCGGCGgggagcagctcgccgccgggagGGACGGAAGCGGCGGCAACGAGGAGGTGTCCTGGCGGAGGGCGTGGCCGGGATGGCGCCCACCGGCGCGGGTGGAGGTGGTCGTGATGGGTTTCTTGTCCACCTCGACGCTGCTCATGCTGGCCTTCGGCGGCGCCGGGAACCACCAGCCCGCGTTCTCATCGTCGCCGCGAAGCGAGTTCGTGCAAATCCCAG TTTACGCAGCATCCCTTGTCCGTGAGCATGTCGCGGGaccggccccgccgcctcctcggcaCGACCAAGACCGCCTCCTCGGCGGGCTCCTCTCGCCGGCCTTCGACGAGCAGTCCTGCCGTTCCCGGTACGCGGCGTCTCTCTACCGCCGCCCGTCACCGTTCCGGCCATCCACCTACCTCGTGGAGCGCCTCAGGCGGTACGAGGCTCGGCACAGGCGGTGCGGCCCCGGCGCGCCGCTGTTCAAGGACGCCGTCGAGCACCTGCGGTCCGGCCGCAACGCCGCGCGCTCCGAGTGCCAGTACGTCGTCTGGACGCCGACCAACGGCCTCGGCAACCGCATGCTCTCGCTCGCATCCACCTTCCTGTACGCGCTCCTCACCGACCGCGTCCTGCTCGTGCACGCGCCGCAGGAGTTCGACGGCCTCTTCTGCGAGCCCTTCCCCGGCAGCTCCTGGGCGCTCCTCGCCGGTTTCCCGATCACCGACTTCACCGGCATTTTCACCATGGGGTCGCCAACGAGCTACAAGAACATGCGGCAGGCCGGGGCCGTGAGCGGCGACCACCGCAACGTCACCGCCGAGAGCCTGCCCGCGTGTTTTAAatcattttccttttgtttttag
- the LOC120653750 gene encoding nucleolar transcription factor 1-like gives MAILSSSSTNSISSSPSPSSSSSALSASSIKPIPESREPTPEFDPTAAHEALDTEEFDFGIISDPDEPQTEGEDLSSLLGGGGEVEEREDDWFSWYVIDSSSDSMAGNAFRLHRFSEEDSEEDDKDNGGGYSSDDDDDDGSSADGSSSDGGSTPARSPKRHRYLGTYWW, from the coding sequence ATGGccatcctttcttcttcttccactaACTCCATCTCCTCGagcccttctccttcttcttcctcctccgccctctcggcctcctccatcaAGCCGATTCCCGAGAGCCGAGAGCCCACCCCAGAGTTTGATCCAACAGCGGCTCACGAAGCGCTAGATACAGAGGAGTTCGATTTTGGGATCATCTCCGACCCGGATGAGCCCCAAACTGAGGGTGAAGACCTCTCATCCCTGCTCGgggggggaggggaggtggaggagagggaggacgaTTGGTTCTCGTGGTACGtgatcgactcctcctccgacTCCATGGCGGGGAACGCCTTCCGCCTTCACAGATTCTCCGAGGAAGACTCCGAGGAAGATGACAAGGACAACGGCGGCGGCTACAGCagtgacgacgatgacgacgatggCAGCAGTgccgacggcagcagcagcgacggcgGGAGTACGCCGGCGAgaagccccaagcgccataGGTACCTCGGTACCTACTGGTGGTAG